In the Paenibacillus sp. FSL H7-0357 genome, one interval contains:
- a CDS encoding ABC transporter permease: MRNFIPLELKKIRNKSTVIISLLFLTIILIPLVQTARSIDVLDDEGTIHSGIGGWDILRERTVEGTMTTDYLLQMKQNYENSVDKPYIEGEVDTDRKLGKKLMFPHDMLNWELNFPYEKYRVLDNSLNVTNEQLASFYKDWKGSFTEYLSNEQNLFPYTKEQIEIISQKMQKVHTPFLFKYDSGWEYLKIGLLNTIYLFFMFLAFILCEGFSKNSSKGIDKVTLSTKESRRKLLSYKLGAASVFSTIAYFAYIAIVLLFVAVVYTLHGWDSSVQIGTTTFYSMNQLQEALLYIAMGYFSTLVVTHLILFLSVVFKRGRLVLAISLIYFYLVNTYQMGRGALIEKVMVFMPQNFINNLIGIEKLYFVGNTVFPYVFVALFLGTVYILLSRIGISIWMRRYYLQ; the protein is encoded by the coding sequence CACAATTATTCTGATCCCTTTGGTTCAAACCGCCCGGAGTATCGATGTCTTGGATGATGAGGGAACCATACATAGCGGCATTGGGGGCTGGGATATTTTAAGGGAGCGAACGGTTGAGGGCACGATGACGACAGATTATTTATTACAAATGAAACAGAACTACGAAAACAGTGTGGACAAACCTTATATTGAGGGGGAAGTGGATACAGACCGCAAGCTGGGCAAAAAATTGATGTTTCCTCACGATATGCTGAACTGGGAACTGAATTTTCCATATGAAAAATACCGTGTGCTCGATAACAGCTTAAATGTAACCAATGAGCAGCTCGCCAGTTTTTATAAGGATTGGAAGGGCAGCTTTACCGAATATTTATCCAATGAACAAAATCTATTTCCTTATACAAAGGAACAAATCGAAATCATATCCCAGAAAATGCAAAAAGTACACACCCCATTTTTATTCAAATACGATAGCGGCTGGGAGTACCTGAAAATAGGTTTATTAAATACGATCTACCTTTTCTTTATGTTCTTGGCCTTTATCCTATGTGAGGGATTCTCCAAAAACAGCAGCAAAGGAATTGACAAGGTGACCTTATCCACCAAGGAGAGCCGGAGGAAGCTGCTCAGCTATAAGCTTGGCGCCGCTAGTGTGTTTTCTACGATAGCCTATTTTGCGTATATTGCGATCGTACTGCTGTTTGTTGCTGTAGTCTATACGCTGCACGGCTGGGACTCTTCGGTTCAAATCGGAACGACTACATTTTATTCGATGAATCAGCTTCAAGAGGCGTTACTCTATATTGCCATGGGATACTTTTCCACCCTCGTCGTGACGCATCTTATCCTGTTTTTGTCCGTGGTTTTTAAAAGAGGGAGACTGGTATTAGCAATTTCACTGATTTATTTTTATCTCGTCAATACTTATCAGATGGGGAGGGGGGCGCTGATTGAAAAAGTGATGGTCTTCATGCCCCAGAACTTTATCAATAATCTTATAGGCATAGAGAAATTATATTTTGTGGGTAATACCGTGTTTCCTTATGTTTTTGTCGCCCTGTTTCTGGGTACTGTGTACATTCTCTTATCTCGAATCGGTATCTCTATATGGATGAGAAGATATTATTTACAGTAG
- a CDS encoding helix-turn-helix transcriptional regulator — protein sequence MITIYYAGYDAIHTADFVYDVPEGHNTWLLLLTRTPAQFWVEGEMKEYPANCAVVFQPHQKILYRACAGSYGNDWIHFDSDEIHLKESKLLHGVPFPMPDPEYFHQLFQLLTAEHFFSCAYRELSMDYLFRIIINKLIEASHSTNNTPHYQNLLNLRKAVYNNPGHSWAVPAMAEHVHLSSGYLQAIYKSTFGISCMDDVIQCRIRLAKEKLLHSPHRISEIAAICGYMNIEHFSRQFRQITGYAPREYQKLMASDS from the coding sequence ATGATAACAATATACTATGCCGGATATGATGCCATCCATACCGCAGATTTTGTTTATGACGTCCCTGAAGGACATAATACATGGTTGCTCCTTCTCACCAGAACACCCGCCCAATTCTGGGTTGAGGGCGAGATGAAGGAATACCCTGCTAACTGCGCGGTAGTCTTCCAACCTCATCAAAAGATACTCTACCGGGCCTGTGCAGGTAGCTATGGGAATGACTGGATTCATTTTGATTCAGACGAAATTCATTTGAAGGAATCAAAGCTACTACATGGAGTTCCCTTTCCCATGCCCGACCCGGAATATTTCCACCAATTGTTTCAGTTGCTTACGGCTGAACATTTCTTTTCCTGCGCTTACCGGGAGCTGTCTATGGATTACTTATTCCGAATTATCATCAATAAGCTTATTGAAGCTTCGCACAGTACGAATAATACTCCTCACTATCAAAATCTGTTGAATCTGCGCAAAGCGGTATACAACAACCCGGGTCATTCTTGGGCCGTTCCGGCTATGGCCGAACATGTGCATCTCAGTTCTGGCTATTTACAGGCCATCTATAAGTCAACCTTTGGCATTTCGTGCATGGACGACGTCATTCAATGCCGAATCCGTCTTGCCAAGGAAAAGCTGCTTCATAGTCCGCATCGGATCTCCGAAATCGCCGCAATTTGCGGATACATGAATATTGAGCATTTTAGTCGGCAGTTCCGCCAAATCACAGGCTATGCACCTCGTGAATACCAAAAATTGATGGCATCAGATTCATGA